The Aspergillus luchuensis IFO 4308 DNA, chromosome 4, nearly complete sequence DNA window CGGTTATCGACACTGCGACCCAGTCATGGAGGAGAAAGcagaaagggagggaaactGATACCGAGACTGTGATATCACTCTCATTGAGGCAGACTGAAGGTGATATCATCGTAGCTGTCCAGaaatgcatccatccatatctAGTAACCGGAACCTCGTGGGGGCCACGAACTGGTTGTGAATGTCAGGTAGATTTGAGTTATAAGTATCAGCTAAAACCCTGCCTGTCCACCTTGTCCATGATAGTCCCGAATACCCATTTACCAGATCACGAAGATGGATTGGGACGCTGGCAATGTCGTCGAGGTGAAATTACCTCCACTATTTGTCAACTTCGCTGCGCGAAAGGCTCCAATAAACCAACATTACCAAGCCCTGAGAGAAGAGTCAGAGCAGTGGCTCATCAAGTATAGTTGTCCATTGTTCTCATCCTAGCATCATTAGCTAAAACTTTCAAGGACCTGCAAGTTTGATACGAATATGGCAAGTTTCGTTCACAAGACCGACTTCGGATATTTCGTGGCTATCGTGGCTCCTGAtgcggaggaagatgagttGCGAATAATGTTCGACTGGGGGAACTGGGTGCGTATACCTTGCTTTCTACCAATTGTTTATGCTGATTTTGCTCAAGGTCTTTCCCTTTGATGATGGTAGTATTCCCCTGACTTTACGGCACTTGCGTTTACTCGTGCTCACATATCGATATGAAAGCTTTCGATAATGGAGAGTTGAAAGTGGATCTGGACGGCGTGcgaaggatgatggatgagctTTTGACTGTCATGAATAACGAGACAACCTTTAGACCAGCGGACCCccttgttgttgcttttaaGTCCATCTGGGACAGACTATCTGAAGTGAGTGCCTCTTCCATGAGTATGCAATCCTCGCTAATAATCCAGTCGAACTGTTCTGCCGGTAAACACATCGTCAACCTATGGTTGATCTAGATGCATAACTGATCATTACTATGATGCCAGGAACCCTTCAACGGTTTGCTAGATCAATGCAAGACTATGCCGAATCGTGTATTCAGCAAGTTATCATGCAGACTAGATTTCAGGGCAGCGAGACACTGTCAGTCGACGAGTTTATTGCAATGAGACGTGGGAGTATTGCAACAACGCCCCTATTTGCGCTGTTTGAGTAGGTTGCTTTCCTACTTAGTTAGGATCAAGCGTGCTAACTATCAAGATACGCCTATGGGTTGAACATACCAGATGAAGTCTTTGAGTGTTCATCAATCAAAGAGCTGGAGAGAGTTAGCACTGAAGTGACAGTCATGTAAGATCCTTGTCCGTTGTAGAAATCAACTACTAACTCAAAAGCCAAAATGACATCGTTTCCTATCGGAAGGAGCAGGTATGTGCATATGTATGGCCCGCCAGCGGAAGGTGCAGAGTTCCTAACCCTCCGTCATCAGCTCCTTGATGAGAATAGCAATTTGATCAAGATATATCTCCGGGACGGTTTCTCAGTTCAGGCTGCTTTTCATGAAGCTGGAAAGTTACTAGCTACCTGCTACCGTGACTGGTATTTGGCACTAGCCGACTTACCCAGTTGGGGCGAAGATGTCGACGCCCAGGTTCAGACGTATATTGAGGGGCTCCAGAATGTTGTTCTAGCTAATATTCACTGGAGGTAAGATATTCTTTCAACTTCGCTATAATGTCTAATGGTGGTGTAGTTTCCGAGCTGAACGGTATTGGAAATCGAATGCGGAGATACAGAAGGAGAGAACAATTGAAGTGCGACTGACATGAGGATGTCTTGGCTGTGGTGAAAATGCCTTAGATTGTGCCTGAATGAACTCAGATTGCATGACTTACGTCCCATGGCAATAGGCAGGCTGGCAGGCTGCATGCAGTGCTCTTTACCAGTATTCGCATTGCTGATGCTTGCCTAAAATTATCCTGGGGCCTTATGATTTGATATAATTCTCAAGGATGCCACTTGTCACAGACTAGCCATTTTACCTGGTTTTGTAGACGCGATAGGTTTTGAAAGTGTGTGAAAACATGGGAGAATATCCCAGAAGAAGTCTATCTCTATGCCTGAATTCACAGGCCACCAGCTCGCCATACTTCGAAGACTGGCCAGTCAATATCACTATGTAATTTTGATGCTTCCTGCCAATCGCTTGAAATTTCATGTATTACAGAAAGAACTCAGTTTACGTGTTGCAGTATTATGAGATACAGTCTATGTTAGATCGGTTCCTCTCACGCTCGTGACCCATCTAGACtattttcttccctcctatCTGGATCATCCCCTTCCTACTCTTACAGATCATCCTCCCCTAGCCCATCTGGATCCTCGAAACAATGACGGAGTCACATCTGGATGACATGGAAGCAGAGGCGTTCGAACTACCAACAAACATCACTACAATTCCTCAAACACCAGTCCATAGCTACATTCAGGAGACGCTAGCAGCAATTCTGGATGAAATGTCCTCCCCTGAGGGCCAACCTTCCATTACCCTCAGACAGAGAGGCAAAAAGTTCGCCTCATTATTCATCAACCCACAAACACAAGCCCTGGAGACCTCAGAGATGCAGACATACACCACCTACAGATGGCCCGGCAGAGATGGGAACGAAGCTTGGAGATTCAGTACGATCTATGGTCACCGTTCATAGCCCCCTCTAATGAAGACATAGCCGTCGCTTTACGAGTCCTCGCAGCCATTGCAGAGGCAGTTCAGGAGGGGTTGGTTATTTCCAAGAGGTAAACAGCACATACAATCGGTATTCTCTACCACGAATCATCTACTGACTTCGTCGTAGAGACATATACTACAGCGACCCCGCCTGCTTTGGCACCCAGAGAACTGTCGATACCCTCGTTGATGACTTGGCTCACACAATGGGGGTAGATCGTGCTGCCTTATATGTGGTTTGTAGTACTCAGTAGTGTCCACTTCTAGTATACTAAGTACGCCAACCacaggaagcagcagcgaAAGGGCTCGTTGTGGGCTACTATCGGATAATCACTAGAATGGACGCAGTGGTGGATGCGCGTTTCTCAAACCAGGTCTGTTgcagtcatcatcactgcAAAAAACATAGATGACCTTTCTAGGATACTCTAGTGCCTAGAACGCAAGACATTCACGAAGTCGATCTCGCAGATGTTGCGTGGGTATTGGTTCTAGAAAAGGAGGTCATTGCTGCCGTCAAACCCTCTATTTAAGGTGCAGTGAACTGACACTCTCAGGCCGTATATCGTCGACTCGCGAGCAGCAACTACCACATCAGATCTGCAGCAGGCAAGggcatcctcgtcaccgTACGTCCTTGTTCCCTCATTAAATTCCAAGAGAAATACCAACAATTCCAGGCAAAAGGATATCCTGACCTCAACACTCGGGCATTCGTCCGAAAGCTCTTCGACCACAGCCGTCAACTCACACACAAACGACCGCAGTTCTACGCCTTAGTTGACGGCGACCCAGACGGAatggccatcatggccacATACAAGTACGGTTCTGTGGCTTTTGCACATGAAAACCGGAACTTGAATGTCCCTGGCCTGCACTGGCTGGGACTGAAAATACCAGATGTGGTTGCAGGCGCTGATCCGCTAGAAGATAACACGCTAATCCGTCTCACAAAGAGAGATAGGAAGAAGATCGTCGCTATGCTGTCTAGGAATCCTATCTGGGCGGCCGATGGCCCGGAGCCGGAATGGCGAATAGAGCTGCAGCGGCTGCTCATCTTGAATGTCAAGGCAGAGACGGAGATCCTATATGACATGGAGGGAGGATTGTCCCAATGGTTGGATCGGAAGCTgagtagtaggtaggtaggtaggacATATCCATGACTTATACCATTATAACGACGAAATAACGATATATACTAAACAAAGCATCTATGCATTCCCGACCATGCATCTACCCCAggaaagatataaaataataaaaaggaaagaaaaagaacgaACGTACCACAACGCCAACCCAAGCAACCaatgcatccatccaatcatcCAGCTTCCAAGCTATGCCACAATTCCTCCACGACACACAAGAGTATAGACAAAGACAGCGAGCAACCAGCCCACCAACCAGGTACTTATATACGAGCGAAACCCCCTACCCTACCCATCACCACTCAACACATATTAACCCAAGGGTGGGGTATTCACAACCCCAATCCCTTCCGAACCTCATCCCTCACCTTCCGCTCATACTCCCCCCTCCGCTCTCTCCACATCTTCGCGGCCTCAACATTCGCCGGAGATTCATCATTCGGCTCCGCCAACATACTCATAACAGAGATGAGAATCTTCTCCACGCTCTGAATAGGCGACCACCGCTCCGAAGCGTGTTCGTAATGGTTGGGGTCGTCACCggggggatggaggatggagatgcaCACGGTTCCGTTGGGGTAGACTATACACATTCATGCCAAAACAACGTTAGCATAGCACACCTTAGCCAAACAATCACCAGAACAGTCTAAAagacacaacaacaaaacacacacacagagagagagggaaagagggagaagaagatatataCCATTAGGATGCCaaaccccaccacccacaaaCTTCATCGTCGGCGGACTAAGCGGATAATCTTTCGGGAACTTCAACTCGGCCGCGAACACGCCGCCCTCAAAGGGTGTACCTTCGGGTCCCTGGATCAATGCTTCCCAGTGGAACATGTCATCTTCGGTGACGGGGCCGGCGGTGATGCCCTCGGGGGGGTTCGTAGAGAGGTTTTTGTATTCGTGGAAGAGACGTTTCTGGGCGACGGAGGACATTTTGATTGATCACtgcctttctctttcttcttttttttcttttgaaaAGTGATTTAATTAAGGAATTGTTTTTGATTTTCTCCGGCGGGGGAGGGTAAAGctggctggtgctggttgGGTTTCTTGTGCTGGTGGCGTGGCGGTCTGGCTGTGTCTCTAATCTGGCCGATTAGAtaaagaggggagagagtgCGGAGATCGGAccggagaggatgaaaggGTTATGTACCTGGGGTGGCGTTGAGGAGATAAGTTAGGATTAAGAAAACTTTTTTTCTAAGAGGCTGGGGTACTACAACTGGGgaaggtgagtgagtggCCTGGGATTGAATTGGAGGAGAAATCAAGGTTTGCCACTTTTGAAAAGCCAATGAATCGATGGAGTGATTGAGGTtccattgattgattgattgttgagCCGGTGGGATGTGGGTGCCTGAGGCTACAATGATGCTTATCGCCGCATTCGTCGtcaggatggatggagtatTGATGGACTAGATATAATTCTGTATAGGATTGTTCATTTTCGCGTATATTATACATTTTATTGGAGATTTCGCTGTCGTTATGGTACATCGGACTGGCATTTCAAGCAGGGCCGAGAGTAAATGACATCAAcgtctactccgtactcggCCCGATCATGTCGAGTATGCCATGAGTAGGTCTGAGCCGTTACGGTGATTCTCGATACACCGAAAACTCATGAGTCTTGTTGTAATACCCTCGCACGAGTAAGGGTAATAGTGCATGTCTGACCGTATCACGGTGTCTGCCGGCATCCTGATCCAACTGCCTATTATATGGTCGATCGGCCGCTTAGAACCAATCGAAATCATCGCCTCCCTCGCCCTCGTCGCCTTCATCTGCCCAAGGGTCCTCTTCCTGACCCCATGTGTTCTCAGGCTCCTTTCCCCACGGGTTCTCAggttcctccccccaaacatCTCCATACGGACCCGTTTGGCCTGGCGTCGGTGGCTGTTGATCTACAGGTGCTACTTGCTGATCGGGAGCAGGCTGGCTGCCTCCCATACCACGGGACATGGCGTCGTAGCCAGCCATTGCGCCCGCGCCTGctgctccagctgctgcaccaTCAGCCATTCCACCGGCTGCCCCCGCGCGACCAAGAGTTCCCGCGGCCGCTTCTCCTACGGCACCTGCTTCACCGGCTGCTGCGCCCCCGGCGGCAGCACCCCCAGCAGCTGCCTCACCACCGAACCCGGGGATCCAGAGGGGCATAAAACCAAATCCTCCTGAGTTGCTATGGCGACTAAAGTAGTCAAAGTCAATGCTCACGGCGGTTGCCAGCATCACGGCACGCTGGTCGAACGTCATCCCAGTAGCCGCACGGTTCTTGTCGAGGAACTCTTCGCTAGGGGAAGCAGAGTCCATTCTGAGTGCATAGACACCCGTATCCGTGAAGATTTCCCGGGCAAACCCGGCAAAGTCGCGATTCACGGAGCCGATCAGCTGTTTATCAGCGGAACGTAGGCCAAAATCCCACGACAAGAAGGGCTCGTCCACATATGCAAATTGGTGGTATTCGCCTGTTTCCTGGCCACTTTGAGATGATTTAACCAACTGCATTTGCTGTGTGTTGGACATATCCATCTGGCTAAGTGGTAGCTTCTGTGTTTCCATCTCTGTCGCTGGATTTGGCGAGTGGTGATATGTGAAGAGGTTGTATTTGCGTCGTAGCGGGGCCCATTGTTGCTGGGCCTCTCCGATAACCCGCatttcatccaagcccaaggATGAAACCCGAGCATTTGAGTCCCCTGTAGGCTGAACCAGAGATCCGGCAGAGGTTGTCTGGAATGTGGTGGACGTTGAATAGGTACCCTTTGCGAGGTCGAGAGGATCATATACGCGGATTCGGGAGTTGATCCATGAGAACGGACGGTGGAACTACACAgtcagcatcatccacatgCAATCGGCAGATCACCACTAACCCGAAGCACTTCATTCTCATGCCTGTCAAACACATGCGTCACAAAACTGCGATGCGTTCGGAACGATTGTCGCGCCATCATGTTCACCATGCCTTTCTCCTGCTCCGCCATATAGCCGATATGATTACCGTTGGCATCCATGATGACGTACTTGTTGGCTTGTTCAAAACCAATCATCACATTCATGAGCTCCAACTGCCGCTGCACCACCAGACCTGAGTTGGCGAGGATTCCCGTCGCCGGGTGCGTCTCTTTTATGACGCCATGAGGGTCTTCGGGGATGTGGACTGGAGCGAGGAGGGTGTTCTGGGAGGGGTCATATTGTGGGGCGGGGGTTTCGGGGTTGTCGGAGGTTGTCTCTGAATTGCTGGGTTCAGGTGCTCGCGATGCTGGGACGCCTCTTCTGATGGGCTCTGGCCTGCGTATGGAGTTTCGGGGGCCTCGGGGGTTGGATCGACCGCGAAGTGAGCTGGCGAAAGCTCGACCGGGGGCTCGAAGGCACTGCGCCGGTGGTGTTCGGAGCGTACTCCACATTCCAATATTTGACACCAGTCGGTATTAACGTAATATGTGAGATTAGGCGAAGATACGTGAGGTAGATGTAGCACCGAAAAGTACAGTTAAGTTAgctgaagatggaagagaaagagtggAAGATTCCCGCGATGACGAAGTTGCGGGAGCGGAGTTAACGGCGATAAGACGCTGATCATCCATCCGCCCTCGTTTTGCCTTCATCCACCCCGCCAATTGATTGAGAGATAAACCGAAAAGTTCTCCAGTACTTTTAAGTCCTTGTTGAGAATGCTTCCATACGGTATATTGGGAGCCTCGGATTATCACAAATGGTCGAACGGTTCGGTCACATGAAAGCGTTGTCAATAGCGCGTCCcgatactaataaatatatattttaacaCACTGCAGTGCTTTTGAGACGCCTTCATTTGTTGCTGATGATCATAGTTCTATACTAGAATTTTGATGGTACTATCAGTTCCACAACTAGCAGACGGTATATAGTCAACGGAAGAAGCGTTCATATTATTCTGTGCACCTCAATATGTCTTTCCAAGTTCTGTCTACATGGACTAACCTACTCTACAGCCGGAGCGCTGACTGCGATTCAGCTGCTTTGGACAGTCAGTACTGATGGAATTGACATTGGAATGCCTATTGTTTGCTATAATGACGCCGGGAAGTAAGCGCAGTTGCCCAGAGCGTATAAACCAGGTACGGTTTGGTGCCTCTAATCAACAACCAGAGAGCAAGGCGATCTCCCGGGTTCAAGCTGCGAACCATTCAAAGCACAAAAGCAGTTGTCTGTGCAATATCCAAGAGCGTTTTAACAGTGACATGGCAATAATGCTGCAAGAGCCACTTAGCCGCAAAGCGCAGTTAAACACTCAGGTCTCAGAAATAGCACCTGAACAGCAGGACATCCAAGAATTATCCAGAATCAATAAGCGTTAACACGAACACCAATGCTTTCCCAATCAAGCTGAAGGCGACACACATATCATCTCTTCCAGACACCTCAATCACAAAAGACCCTTGCGCGCCAACTCAATCTTCCGCGCCGCCTCACCTGCCTTGTATCCTCCCTTCGACACACACACGGCACTTCCTTCGCCAAGTTCAAcct harbors:
- a CDS encoding putative meiosis-specific topoisomerase Spo11 (COG:L;~EggNog:ENOG410PNMG;~InterPro:IPR002815,IPR013049,IPR036078,IPR034136;~PFAM:PF04406;~antiSMASH:Cluster_4.10;~go_component: GO:0005694 - chromosome [Evidence IEA];~go_function: GO:0003677 - DNA binding [Evidence IEA];~go_function: GO:0003824 - catalytic activity [Evidence IEA];~go_function: GO:0005524 - ATP binding [Evidence IEA];~go_function: GO:0016889 - endodeoxyribonuclease activity, producing 3'-phosphomonoesters [Evidence IEA];~go_process: GO:0006259 - DNA metabolic process [Evidence IEA]) is translated as MTESHLDDMEAEAFELPTNITTIPQTPVHSYIQETLAAILDEMSSPEGQPSITLRQRGKKFASLFINPQTQALETSEMQTYTTYRWPGRDGNEAWRFTVALRVLAAIAEAVQEGLVISKRDIYYSDPACFGTQRTVDTLVDDLAHTMGVDRAALYVEAAAKGLVVGYYRIITRMDAVVDARFSNQDTLVPRTQDIHEVDLADVAWVLVLEKEAVYRRLASSNYHIRSAAGKGILVTAKGYPDLNTRAFVRKLFDHSRQLTHKRPQFYALVDGDPDGMAIMATYKYGSVAFAHENRNLNVPGLHWLGLKIPDVVAGADPLEDNTLIRLTKRDRKKIVAMLSRNPIWAADGPEPEWRIELQRLLILNVKAETEILYDMEGGLSQWLDRKLSSR
- a CDS encoding scramblase family protein (COG:M;~EggNog:ENOG410PGQS;~InterPro:IPR005552;~PFAM:PF03803;~antiSMASH:Cluster_4.10;~go_function: GO:0017128 - phospholipid scramblase activity [Evidence IEA];~go_process: GO:0017121 - plasma membrane phospholipid scrambling [Evidence IEA]), producing the protein MWSTLRTPPAQCLRAPGRAFASSLRGRSNPRGPRNSIRRPEPIRRGVPASRAPEPSNSETTSDNPETPAPQYDPSQNTLLAPVHIPEDPHGVIKETHPATGILANSGLVVQRQLELMNVMIGFEQANKYVIMDANGNHIGYMAEQEKGMVNMMARQSFRTHRSFVTHVFDRHENEVLRFHRPFSWINSRIRVYDPLDLAKGTYSTSTTFQTTSAGSLVQPTGDSNARVSSLGLDEMRVIGEAQQQWAPLRRKYNLFTYHHSPNPATEMETQKLPLSQMDMSNTQQMQLVKSSQSGQETGEYHQFAYVDEPFLSWDFGLRSADKQLIGSVNRDFAGFAREIFTDTGVYALRMDSASPSEEFLDKNRAATGMTFDQRAVMLATAVSIDFDYFSRHSNSGGFGFMPLWIPGFGGEAAAGGAAAGGAAAGEAGAVGEAAAGTLGRAGAAGGMADGAAAGAAGAGAMAGYDAMSRGMGGSQPAPDQQVAPVDQQPPTPGQTGPYGDVWGEEPENPWGKEPENTWGQEEDPWADEGDEGEGGDDFDWF
- the UBC7 gene encoding E2 ubiquitin-conjugating protein UBC7 (COG:O;~EggNog:ENOG410PHRU;~InterPro:IPR016135,IPR023313,IPR000608;~PFAM:PF00179;~antiSMASH:Cluster_4.10) is translated as MSSVAQKRLFHEYKNLSTNPPEGITAGPVTEDDMFHWEALIQGPEGTPFEGGVFAAELKFPKDYPLSPPTMKFVGGGVWHPNVYPNGTVCISILHPPGDDPNHYEHASERWSPIQSVEKILISVMSMLAEPNDESPANVEAAKMWRERRGEYERKVRDEVRKGLGL
- a CDS encoding terpene synthase family protein (COG:S;~EggNog:ENOG410PJTY;~InterPro:IPR008949,IPR034686;~PFAM:PF19086;~SMCOG1052:Terpene synthase/cyclase metal-binding domain protein;~antiSMASH:Cluster_4.10); translated protein: MDWDAGNVVEVKLPPLFVNFAARKAPINQHYQALREESEQWLIKTCKFDTNMASFVHKTDFGYFVAIVAPDAEEDELRIMFDWGNWVFPFDDAFDNGELKVDLDGVRRMMDELLTVMNNETTFRPADPLVVAFKSIWDRLSESNCSAGTLQRFARSMQDYAESCIQQVIMQTRFQGSETLSVDEFIAMRRGSIATTPLFALFEYAYGLNIPDEVFECSSIKELERVSTEVTVIQNDIVSYRKEQLLDENSNLIKIYLRDGFSVQAAFHEAGKLLATCYRDWYLALADLPSWGEDVDAQVQTYIEGLQNVVLANIHWSFRAERYWKSNAEIQKERTIEVRLT